Proteins encoded together in one Candidatus Sulfotelmatobacter sp. window:
- the aroA gene encoding 3-phosphoshikimate 1-carboxyvinyltransferase: MKKSSEVVVHPARNVRGTVRLPGDKSISHRYAMLAGIAEGPSRLENYSTGADCGSTLGCMRSLGVSWERKDGDGAIEVQGRGLSLCAPAAALECGNSGSTMRMLSGVVSAQKFSSEMVGDESLSRRPMERVITPLTAMGAQIASQAGKPPLRITGGALKAIEYAMPVASAQVKSCLLFAGLFADGETRIEESVRTRDHGEVALRAFGAKLERGGGSAGNSVRIRGGQRLRGIEARIPGDLSSAAFFLCATALFPGSELTIPNLLMNPTRARLLDLLTQIGLRISVTQLDEIHGELVGSLQVEGARLTGATITGADSAALIDEIPVLAAIAPYTEQGIEIRDAKELRVKESDRIAAVATNLRLMGARVEDREDGLKIPGGQALHGAELDSFGDHRIAMAFAVAALRANGETLIRGAEASAISYPAFFATLKEITER; this comes from the coding sequence ATGAAAAAGTCCTCTGAGGTCGTGGTGCATCCGGCGCGAAATGTTCGCGGCACTGTGCGGCTGCCGGGAGATAAGTCCATTTCCCATCGTTACGCCATGCTGGCGGGCATCGCGGAAGGCCCGTCGCGCCTCGAGAACTATTCGACCGGCGCCGATTGCGGCAGCACTCTCGGCTGCATGCGCTCACTGGGAGTTTCGTGGGAAAGAAAAGACGGCGACGGCGCCATCGAGGTGCAGGGACGCGGCCTCTCGCTGTGCGCTCCCGCCGCTGCGCTCGAGTGCGGCAACTCGGGTTCGACGATGCGGATGCTGAGCGGCGTCGTCTCGGCGCAGAAATTCTCCAGCGAGATGGTGGGCGATGAGTCGCTGTCGCGCCGTCCGATGGAGCGGGTGATTACGCCGCTCACGGCGATGGGAGCGCAGATCGCGTCGCAGGCGGGGAAGCCGCCTTTGCGCATTACCGGCGGTGCACTGAAGGCAATCGAGTATGCCATGCCTGTAGCCAGTGCGCAGGTGAAATCTTGCCTGCTGTTCGCCGGATTATTCGCCGATGGCGAGACGCGCATTGAAGAATCGGTGCGCACGCGCGATCACGGCGAAGTGGCGCTGCGCGCGTTTGGCGCGAAACTCGAACGCGGCGGCGGTTCTGCCGGAAACAGCGTGCGTATTCGTGGCGGCCAGCGGTTGCGGGGGATTGAGGCGCGCATCCCAGGCGACCTTTCGAGCGCGGCTTTCTTTTTATGCGCAACGGCGTTGTTTCCCGGCTCAGAGTTGACGATCCCGAATCTGCTGATGAATCCTACGCGCGCGCGCCTGCTCGACCTCCTGACGCAGATTGGGCTGCGAATTTCGGTCACACAGCTCGATGAGATTCATGGGGAGCTGGTTGGATCGTTGCAAGTGGAAGGCGCCAGACTCACAGGGGCTACCATTACCGGCGCGGATTCTGCCGCGCTGATCGATGAAATTCCGGTGCTGGCCGCGATCGCGCCTTACACGGAACAGGGCATTGAGATTCGCGATGCTAAAGAATTGCGGGTCAAAGAGTCGGATCGCATTGCGGCTGTGGCCACGAATCTGCGCCTTATGGGCGCGCGCGTGGAAGACCGCGAGGATGGCCTGAAGATTCCCGGAGGCCAGGCGCTGCATGGCGCCGAACTCGATTCTTTCGGCGATCACCGAATTGCGATGGCGTTCGCCGTGGCGGCTTTGCGAGCGAACGGAGAAACTTTAATTCGCGGCGCCGAGGCGTCCGCGATTTCCTATCCCGCTTTTTTTGCAACGCTGAAAGAAATCACGGAACGATAG
- the uvrB gene encoding excinuclease ABC subunit UvrB, giving the protein MDFKLVSTYKPQGDQANAIAALLRGIYDREQHQVLLGVTGSGKTFTMAKIIEAANRPALVMAHNKTLAAQLYHEFKNFFPHNAVEYFVSYYDYYQPEAYVPAADLYIEKEATINDELDKLRLSATRSLFERRDALIVASVSCIYGLGSPEAYYGMMMFLEKGQKIKREDITRRLVEILYERTNSDFRRGTFRVRGDVIEVFPTYDDMAYRIELWGDEISSLTQIDPLFGTVKQKYMRLPIYPKTHYVMKEETRASAVASIKQELAWWEAELEKQGRLVEAQRIHQRTMFDLEMIKAMGFCHGIENYSRHFTGRLPGEPPPTLLDYFPRDYLMFIDESHGTVPQLRGMYAGDRSRKETLVEYGFRMPSALDNRPLTFDEFEHRTNQLVYVSATPGPYELTKSAGVVVEQIIRPTGLIDPEVEIRPVKGQIDDLLHEIRARAEKGERVLVTTLTKRMSEDLAEYYAEVGVKCRYMHSEIETLERVKILRDLRKGEFDVLIGINLLREGLDLPEVSLVAILDADKEGFLRSTGSLIQTIGRCARHLNGRAILYADRMTDSMKRAIDETLRRRAIQTAYNEENGITPESIVRPLDMTLAGIVAADYADLTAGESEGIPEFKSQEDVDTYIANLESDMREAAKKFEFEKAAKLRDTIKELRTKEFLFA; this is encoded by the coding sequence ATGGACTTCAAACTCGTCTCCACCTACAAACCGCAAGGCGACCAGGCCAATGCCATCGCGGCCCTCCTGCGTGGCATCTACGATCGCGAGCAACATCAGGTCTTGCTGGGCGTAACCGGATCGGGCAAGACCTTCACCATGGCCAAGATCATCGAGGCCGCCAACCGCCCCGCTCTCGTGATGGCCCATAACAAAACGCTGGCTGCCCAGCTTTATCACGAGTTCAAGAATTTCTTTCCCCACAACGCGGTTGAATATTTCGTTTCTTATTACGATTACTATCAGCCCGAGGCCTACGTACCCGCCGCCGATCTTTACATCGAAAAAGAAGCCACCATCAATGACGAACTCGACAAGCTCCGCCTCTCCGCGACACGCTCTTTATTCGAGCGCCGCGACGCGCTGATCGTTGCGTCCGTCAGCTGCATCTACGGCCTGGGCTCGCCCGAAGCCTATTACGGCATGATGATGTTTCTCGAAAAGGGCCAGAAGATCAAGCGCGAAGACATCACACGCCGACTGGTCGAAATCCTCTACGAGCGCACCAACAGCGACTTCCGCCGCGGAACTTTTCGCGTGCGCGGCGACGTCATCGAAGTCTTCCCTACCTACGACGACATGGCCTACCGCATCGAACTGTGGGGCGACGAAATTTCTTCGCTCACCCAGATCGATCCGCTATTCGGCACCGTCAAGCAGAAATACATGCGCCTGCCGATTTATCCCAAGACGCATTACGTGATGAAAGAAGAAACCCGCGCATCGGCGGTCGCATCGATCAAGCAGGAACTTGCGTGGTGGGAAGCCGAACTCGAAAAGCAAGGTCGCCTCGTCGAAGCGCAGCGCATCCATCAGCGCACCATGTTTGATTTAGAAATGATCAAGGCCATGGGCTTCTGCCACGGCATCGAAAATTATTCGCGGCATTTCACGGGACGGCTTCCCGGCGAGCCTCCCCCGACCCTGCTGGACTATTTCCCGCGCGACTATCTGATGTTTATCGACGAGTCGCACGGCACGGTCCCGCAGTTGCGCGGGATGTACGCGGGTGACCGCTCGCGCAAGGAAACGCTGGTCGAATACGGCTTTCGCATGCCCTCCGCACTCGATAACCGTCCTCTGACATTTGACGAATTCGAACATCGCACCAATCAACTCGTCTACGTCTCCGCGACGCCCGGCCCGTATGAGCTGACGAAGTCGGCAGGCGTCGTCGTCGAGCAAATCATTCGCCCCACCGGACTCATCGACCCCGAAGTTGAAATCCGTCCAGTCAAGGGCCAAATCGACGACCTGCTGCACGAAATTCGCGCCCGCGCCGAAAAAGGCGAGCGCGTGCTGGTGACGACATTAACCAAGCGCATGTCAGAAGATCTGGCCGAGTACTACGCCGAAGTCGGCGTGAAGTGCCGCTACATGCACTCTGAAATCGAGACTCTCGAGCGCGTAAAGATTTTGCGCGACCTGCGCAAAGGCGAATTCGATGTATTGATCGGCATCAATCTATTGCGCGAAGGCCTCGATCTGCCGGAAGTATCACTAGTCGCAATCCTCGACGCCGACAAAGAAGGCTTCCTGCGCTCCACCGGATCGCTCATCCAAACCATCGGCCGCTGCGCCCGCCATCTCAACGGCCGTGCAATTCTTTATGCTGACAGGATGACCGATTCCATGAAACGCGCCATCGACGAAACCCTCCGCCGCCGCGCCATCCAGACAGCCTACAACGAAGAAAACGGAATCACTCCCGAATCAATCGTCCGCCCACTGGACATGACCCTCGCCGGCATCGTAGCCGCCGATTACGCCGACCTCACCGCGGGCGAGTCCGAAGGCATCCCAGAATTCAAATCGCAGGAAGACGTCGACACCTACATCGCCAACCTGGAAAGCGACATGCGCGAAGCCGCTAAGAAATTTGAGTTCGAAAAGGCAGCCAAGCTAAGGGATACGATCAAGGAGTTAAGAACGAAGGAATTCTTGTTCGCCTAG
- a CDS encoding ParA family protein: MNTSSMLQGPLNPVLKPEHKLRHDVFSTPKHPGSICVANYKGGVGKTTVTCLLGYYLAELTGKRVLLFDIDPQCSLSLALGFDPEAVSKTELTIYNLVRPTKWTKIRKTNFSQYVTKVPDSLAPDKLSIIKGSFDVEELDMEIAASVSGQNARRVDELFLYCKQMMDAFDTFDYIIVDCPPNKMFLTQAMLQACSFYLPVTIPDVISSYGMPRLLRWVKKIPVADRPLFLGYVLNVINRTGGPPGGKVTSQQSAHARLDRSIQLDLEQIEKDVIRGKPTIGVIPRLDAIARFLGEQGAKFSRYEFSRHTSGQPSIEECLTAITKETIKRMDTYHAQTSHRPSPGSKPA, encoded by the coding sequence GTGAACACTTCGTCGATGCTGCAAGGTCCGCTTAACCCAGTCCTAAAACCGGAGCACAAGCTCAGGCATGACGTGTTTAGTACTCCAAAACATCCGGGGTCTATCTGCGTTGCGAATTACAAGGGAGGCGTAGGCAAGACTACGGTGACATGTCTTCTCGGCTACTACTTAGCCGAACTGACGGGCAAGCGGGTGTTGCTCTTTGACATTGACCCCCAGTGCAGCCTCTCTCTCGCCCTAGGCTTCGACCCTGAAGCGGTCAGCAAGACCGAACTTACAATTTACAACCTTGTGAGACCGACGAAGTGGACCAAGATTAGGAAAACCAACTTCAGCCAGTATGTAACGAAGGTTCCGGACTCACTCGCACCGGACAAACTCTCGATCATCAAGGGTTCATTTGATGTAGAAGAGCTTGACATGGAAATTGCGGCTAGTGTATCCGGCCAGAACGCCCGCCGGGTTGACGAGTTGTTCCTGTACTGCAAGCAGATGATGGATGCGTTCGACACCTTTGACTACATCATCGTCGACTGCCCACCCAACAAGATGTTCCTCACACAAGCGATGTTGCAGGCTTGTAGCTTCTATCTGCCGGTTACAATACCGGACGTTATTTCTAGCTACGGAATGCCACGCTTGCTGCGATGGGTAAAGAAGATTCCGGTAGCGGACCGCCCTCTCTTCCTCGGATATGTCCTCAACGTGATCAATCGCACCGGAGGCCCGCCGGGAGGCAAGGTTACAAGTCAACAGTCCGCCCATGCGCGACTCGATCGAAGTATTCAACTGGACCTTGAACAGATAGAGAAAGATGTCATCCGCGGTAAGCCTACCATTGGCGTCATACCGCGACTAGATGCTATTGCCCGCTTCTTGGGAGAACAAGGCGCGAAGTTCAGCCGCTACGAATTTAGCAGGCACACTTCCGGACAGCCGAGCATCGAAGAATGCCTAACGGCAATAACGAAAGAAACGATCAAGCGAATGGATACCTATCATGCCCAAACATCACATCGACCTAGTCCCGGGTCGAAGCCTGCCTGA
- the galA gene encoding beta-galactosidase GalA, with amino-acid sequence MSSFTRRDLLRSGLALSASTLVAGSVRRAHALLSAYPQAASAEALSALAPRERLLFDFGWKFFQGHGCDPLRDLGFGKGQGDFAKTGEFDFAREKFDDSKWRSLNLPHDWAVELPFVHDEEQNSHGYKPLGRRYPETSVGWYRRVFDIPKEDEGRWITIEFDGAFRSALVFLNGAFMGRNDNGYAPFRFDLSDFLNYGGKNYLVVRMDASFGDGWFYEGAGIYRHVWLTKTNPLHIGHWDSYVRTATKGNTSILNLGTIVQNHGKQPDNCRVRWQIFDHSGKAVAAADSAPQSVATDGSATFSATANLTNAALWSPETPSLYSAVVTVESNGKTLDAERVTFGVRSIAWDPDKGFFLNGKSVKIKGTCNHHDHAGVGAALPDRMQWYRLAILKDMGGNAVRTSHNMPTPEWVEACDHLGMMMMCETRLMSSNAEGMAQLELMVKRYRNSPSIILWSMGNEEWTLMPQPQGPRVVSDMIARTHELDPTRLCTAAVNGSFNTHFPEVLDVMGFNYNLKELDAYHAKHPRQPSVGSETASTVSTRGIYSTDALRNWVSAYDLNHTDWSELAEEWWKFYAAREWLSGGFAWTGFDYRGEPTPYGWPSINSQFGIVDMCGFPKDNFYYYKAWWGSEPVLHLFPHWNWDQRNGEPISVWVHSNLDSVEVFLNGKSQGSKKVEPLTHLEWKVKYEPGVLEARGTKDGKVVLTEKRETTGDPVSIRLTPDRTEINADGEDVAVLKVETLDEQGRAIPTAANMISFKVTGDGALIGVGNGDPNCQESDKAPKRSLFNGLVQVIVQSTRTAGTITVEAYTEPYPRPMLKSAQATITTKKVELRPAL; translated from the coding sequence ATGTCGTCGTTCACCCGTCGTGATCTGCTTCGGTCCGGTCTGGCTCTTTCCGCCTCAACTCTGGTCGCCGGCTCTGTGCGCCGCGCCCACGCTCTTCTGTCAGCCTATCCCCAAGCAGCTTCGGCGGAGGCATTATCAGCGCTCGCTCCGCGCGAACGTCTTCTCTTCGACTTCGGTTGGAAATTCTTCCAAGGCCACGGCTGCGATCCCCTCCGAGATCTCGGATTCGGCAAAGGCCAGGGCGATTTCGCCAAAACCGGCGAATTCGACTTCGCTCGCGAGAAATTCGACGACTCCAAATGGCGATCTCTGAACCTGCCGCACGACTGGGCAGTCGAATTGCCCTTCGTGCACGACGAAGAACAAAATTCGCACGGCTACAAACCGCTCGGCCGCCGCTATCCCGAGACCAGCGTGGGTTGGTACCGCCGCGTGTTCGACATTCCAAAAGAAGACGAAGGTCGCTGGATCACCATCGAGTTCGACGGCGCATTCCGCAGCGCGCTCGTGTTTCTCAACGGCGCGTTTATGGGACGCAACGACAACGGCTATGCCCCCTTCCGCTTCGACCTTAGCGATTTTCTAAACTACGGAGGCAAGAATTATCTGGTCGTCCGCATGGATGCCAGCTTCGGCGACGGCTGGTTCTACGAGGGCGCTGGTATTTACCGCCACGTGTGGCTCACCAAGACGAACCCGCTGCATATCGGACATTGGGATAGCTATGTCCGCACCGCTACGAAGGGCAACACTTCAATCCTGAATTTGGGAACGATCGTGCAGAATCATGGCAAGCAGCCGGACAATTGCCGCGTACGCTGGCAGATCTTCGATCACTCCGGCAAAGCTGTGGCCGCAGCCGACTCAGCGCCGCAATCCGTTGCTACTGACGGTTCGGCGACTTTCAGTGCGACCGCCAATTTGACGAATGCAGCCCTCTGGTCGCCCGAAACCCCCAGCCTTTATTCAGCCGTCGTCACGGTCGAGTCCAACGGCAAGACGCTCGATGCCGAGCGCGTCACCTTCGGCGTGCGCTCGATCGCGTGGGACCCCGACAAAGGATTCTTCCTCAACGGCAAATCCGTGAAGATCAAAGGCACCTGCAATCATCATGACCATGCGGGTGTCGGAGCAGCCCTCCCCGATCGCATGCAGTGGTATCGCCTCGCAATATTAAAAGACATGGGCGGCAACGCCGTCCGCACGTCGCACAACATGCCCACTCCAGAATGGGTGGAAGCCTGCGACCACCTCGGCATGATGATGATGTGCGAAACCCGCCTGATGAGTTCCAACGCCGAAGGGATGGCGCAACTGGAACTAATGGTGAAGCGCTACCGTAACTCTCCCTCGATCATTCTCTGGTCGATGGGCAACGAGGAGTGGACCCTGATGCCGCAACCGCAAGGCCCGCGCGTCGTCTCCGACATGATCGCGCGCACGCACGAACTCGATCCCACCCGCCTCTGCACCGCCGCTGTCAACGGCAGTTTTAATACGCACTTCCCCGAAGTGCTCGACGTGATGGGCTTCAACTACAACCTGAAAGAACTGGACGCCTATCACGCCAAACATCCCAGGCAACCCAGCGTCGGCTCGGAGACGGCCAGCACCGTTTCCACGCGCGGCATTTATTCGACCGACGCGCTGCGCAACTGGGTCAGCGCCTACGACCTCAACCACACCGATTGGTCCGAGCTCGCCGAAGAATGGTGGAAATTCTACGCCGCCCGCGAATGGCTCTCCGGCGGCTTTGCCTGGACCGGCTTCGACTATCGCGGCGAGCCCACGCCCTACGGCTGGCCCTCGATCAACTCGCAATTCGGCATCGTCGACATGTGCGGCTTTCCCAAGGATAATTTTTACTACTACAAAGCCTGGTGGGGATCGGAGCCAGTACTGCACTTATTTCCGCACTGGAACTGGGATCAGCGCAACGGCGAACCGATCTCGGTCTGGGTGCACTCGAATCTCGACTCGGTCGAAGTCTTTCTCAACGGCAAGAGCCAGGGCTCGAAGAAAGTAGAACCGCTCACGCATCTCGAATGGAAAGTAAAGTACGAGCCCGGAGTCCTCGAAGCCCGCGGCACGAAAGATGGCAAAGTCGTGTTGACGGAAAAGCGCGAAACCACTGGCGACCCAGTGTCGATCCGCCTCACTCCCGACCGCACCGAAATCAACGCCGACGGCGAAGACGTGGCGGTACTAAAGGTTGAAACCCTCGACGAGCAAGGCCGCGCAATTCCAACAGCGGCCAACATGATCAGCTTCAAAGTCACCGGCGACGGCGCCCTGATCGGCGTCGGCAACGGCGACCCCAACTGCCAGGAGTCGGACAAGGCCCCGAAGCGAAGCCTCTTCAACGGCCTCGTCCAAGTAATCGTCCAGTCGACGCGCACCGCAGGAACGATCACAGTAGAAGCCTACACCGAGCCCTACCCGCGCCCGATGCTAAAGAGCGCGCAAGCCACAATCACGACGAAAAAAGTGGAGCTGCGGCCAGCGCTATGA
- a CDS encoding SDR family NAD(P)-dependent oxidoreductase translates to MDTGQPLAGQVAVVTGAGSGIGAAIAQKLAMLGATTVLCGRTRSTLDATAQAILTAGGKTEVIPCDVTILHQLEYASARVDSTFGRLDILVNNAGVGGFNEPLHNLLPEDWDRILNTNLRGVYFAIRAFVPLMIRAYAGHIINISSLAGKNAVPNGAAYAASKWGLNGLTYSIAEELRPHNIRASVICPGSTETELSPHAGKDPAKMLQPADVAHAVAMLVTQSPQSFVSEILLRPTQKP, encoded by the coding sequence ATGGACACCGGACAGCCCCTCGCCGGGCAAGTCGCCGTCGTCACCGGAGCCGGCAGCGGCATCGGCGCTGCCATCGCGCAGAAACTCGCTATGCTCGGGGCCACCACCGTCCTCTGCGGACGCACCAGGTCCACGCTCGACGCCACCGCACAGGCCATCCTCACCGCTGGCGGCAAGACCGAAGTCATTCCCTGCGACGTCACCATTCTTCATCAACTCGAATACGCGTCGGCTCGCGTCGACAGCACTTTCGGCCGCCTCGACATCCTCGTTAACAACGCCGGCGTCGGCGGTTTCAACGAGCCCTTGCACAACCTGCTCCCCGAAGATTGGGACCGCATCCTCAACACCAACTTGCGCGGAGTCTATTTCGCCATCCGCGCCTTCGTTCCGCTCATGATTCGTGCCTACGCCGGACACATCATCAATATCTCGTCCCTCGCCGGAAAAAACGCTGTCCCGAATGGCGCCGCCTACGCCGCCTCCAAGTGGGGATTGAATGGCCTTACCTACTCCATCGCCGAAGAACTCCGTCCCCACAACATCCGCGCCAGCGTGATCTGCCCCGGCTCAACCGAAACCGAACTCAGCCCCCACGCCGGAAAAGATCCAGCGAAAATGCTCCAGCCCGCGGACGTTGCCCACGCCGTAGCGATGCTCGTTACGCAATCCCCGCAATCCTTTGTCAGTGAAATCCTGCTGAGGCCAACCCAAAAACCGTAG
- a CDS encoding helix-turn-helix domain-containing protein, protein MKDQLEALVLQMYRSNILYSEGVREFKKRFILTVLQENKGNQCRAARELGMHRNTLSRTITELKIDVRVLRDGVKRPPRSTRTAIVEKKIVR, encoded by the coding sequence GTGAAAGATCAATTGGAAGCTCTGGTTCTCCAGATGTACAGAAGCAACATTCTTTACTCCGAAGGCGTGCGCGAATTCAAAAAGCGTTTCATCCTCACCGTATTGCAGGAGAACAAAGGCAACCAGTGCCGCGCCGCCCGCGAACTCGGCATGCATCGCAACACCCTCAGCCGTACCATCACCGAACTCAAAATTGACGTCCGCGTGCTGCGCGACGGCGTCAAGCGCCCACCTCGCAGCACCCGCACCGCGATCGTCGAGAAGAAAATCGTCCGCTAA
- a CDS encoding CvpA family protein produces MTPADWFICALLLINVVTAAMQGFFSEALTIAGLVVGYIVAAWKYRVVAEWLESFLKNVWLAEVLGFFVIFFAIVILFGLAARIARWVMKQSGLSGLDRFLGAVLGLAKGGLMVAVILMGMTAFTPTSKLLQNSQLAPYFLVLGHAAAWLAPTELRLRFEQGLTLLHQAPQKLTSSPASPPQ; encoded by the coding sequence ATGACCCCCGCGGACTGGTTCATTTGTGCGTTGTTGTTAATTAATGTCGTCACAGCCGCCATGCAGGGCTTCTTTTCCGAAGCTCTCACCATTGCCGGGCTGGTCGTAGGCTACATCGTGGCGGCCTGGAAATATCGCGTCGTCGCGGAGTGGCTGGAATCGTTTTTGAAGAATGTGTGGTTGGCTGAGGTTCTTGGTTTCTTCGTCATTTTTTTTGCCATCGTGATCCTGTTCGGCCTCGCCGCCAGAATCGCACGGTGGGTGATGAAGCAGTCCGGACTCAGCGGCCTTGACCGTTTCCTCGGCGCAGTCCTGGGACTGGCAAAGGGCGGGTTGATGGTAGCGGTGATCCTGATGGGCATGACGGCATTCACGCCAACCTCAAAGCTGCTACAGAATTCGCAGCTCGCGCCTTACTTTCTCGTGCTCGGGCACGCCGCCGCGTGGCTCGCACCCACCGAGTTGAGGCTGCGCTTCGAGCAGGGTCTTACCTTGCTCCATCAGGCTCCGCAGAAGTTAACCAGTTCCCCTGCTTCCCCGCCGCAATAG
- a CDS encoding phosphoribosylaminoimidazolesuccinocarboxamide synthase → MTSDLLDPVLLQTNFPDLHLHASGKVRDIYSLNDQQLLFVATDRISAFDYILATGIPHKGRVLSQISLFWFDYLAEIVPNHLITADVDKYPASIRKYADQLQGRSMLVQRAAMFPVECVVRGYISGSAWKEYKATGKVSGIQLPAGLKESDVFPEPIFTPSTKATTGHDENISFDQMCHIVGVETASHLRDLTLRVYKKAAAYALNRGIIIADTKFEFGRTAKGITLADEVLTPDSSRFWPADKYVPGRPQDSYDKQYVRDYLEQIHWNKHPPAPALPADVARRTSEKYLEAYFQLTGHKLDV, encoded by the coding sequence ATGACTTCCGATCTACTCGATCCCGTCCTCTTACAAACCAATTTTCCCGATCTCCACCTTCACGCCAGCGGCAAGGTGCGGGACATCTATTCCCTCAACGACCAGCAACTGCTCTTCGTCGCCACCGACCGCATCTCGGCTTTCGATTACATCCTGGCCACCGGCATCCCCCACAAGGGACGCGTCCTCAGCCAGATTTCCCTCTTCTGGTTCGATTACCTGGCCGAGATCGTCCCCAATCACCTGATCACCGCCGACGTTGACAAGTATCCAGCATCCATTCGCAAGTACGCTGACCAGTTGCAGGGCCGCTCCATGCTCGTGCAGCGCGCCGCCATGTTTCCCGTGGAATGCGTGGTCCGCGGCTACATCTCCGGTTCCGCCTGGAAAGAATACAAAGCCACTGGCAAGGTCTCGGGCATCCAGTTGCCCGCCGGCCTCAAAGAATCCGATGTCTTTCCTGAGCCCATCTTCACCCCGTCTACGAAGGCCACAACCGGACACGACGAAAACATTTCCTTCGACCAGATGTGCCACATCGTCGGCGTCGAAACCGCCAGCCATCTGCGCGATCTGACCCTGCGCGTCTACAAGAAAGCCGCCGCCTACGCGCTGAACCGCGGCATCATCATCGCCGACACCAAGTTCGAGTTTGGACGCACCGCCAAGGGCATCACTCTGGCCGACGAAGTCCTCACTCCCGACTCCTCGCGCTTCTGGCCCGCCGACAAGTACGTTCCGGGACGGCCGCAGGATTCTTATGACAAGCAGTACGTCCGCGATTATCTCGAGCAGATTCACTGGAACAAGCACCCGCCGGCGCCCGCGCTTCCCGCCGACGTGGCTCGCCGCACCAGCGAAAAATATCTCGAGGCTTATTTCCAGCTTACGGGACACAAGTTGGATGTGTAA